From the Patescibacteria group bacterium genome, the window AACGCAAGAGTTTTCGGCGTTGAGCTACCTTTCGCAATAAACCTCTTTTTGAGGAAAAGTCATGTTTATGAGTTGTTAAATGGCGGACTAATTCTTTAATTTCTTGAGTTAAAAGACCAACCTGAACTTCAATTGAGCCGGTATCTTTTTCATGTAGGGCATAATCCTTTTTAATTTTTTTCTTAGTTTCTTTTTTAAGCGACATAATTTGAGATTATAACAAAGACTAAATTTTTGTCAAAAAGAAAAATATGATAGAATAAAAAATATGCGAATTGGCTTTTTTAGCGACACTTATTTACCAATTACTTTTGGCACTGAAATCTCTATGGAAACTTTTAAAAAGGAGCTAGAAAAATTTGGTCATGAAGTTTTTGTTTTTTGCCCAAAATATCCAGACCGAGAAGGGCTAGAAAAAAATGTTTTTCGTTTCCCTTCTCTCCGTTTAATGAAAAGTCCAGAAAATCGGTTGATGTTTTTTGGACCAGCGGCGGTGAAAAAAATTGTTAATTTAAAATTAGACGTCGCTCACGCCCACACGCCCTTTTCGGCCGGTATTTTAGCCAAGCTGGTAGCTAAGAAACTAAAAATTCCTCTTTTCTATACCTCACACATGCTTTATCCTGAATATGCTAAACACTGGTTGATTAGAGAAAATAAAATTTTGCCGATTTTAATGAAATTCTATTTAAAAATCTATGGCAATAGTTGTACCGCTTTAATTGCTCCTTCAGAAAAAATGAAAAAATTACTTGAGGAATATGGTGTGGAAAAGCCAATTTTTGTTTTACCAACTGGTCTTGATTTTACACGATTAGAAA encodes:
- the rpsO gene encoding 30S ribosomal protein S15; translated protein: MSLKKETKKKIKKDYALHEKDTGSIEVQVGLLTQEIKELVRHLTTHKHDFSSKRGLLRKVAQRRKLLRYLEKTDPESYEKIIKKIRGK